One window of Serinus canaria isolate serCan28SL12 chromosome 3, serCan2020, whole genome shotgun sequence genomic DNA carries:
- the PBK gene encoding lymphokine-activated killer T-cell-originated protein kinase, translating to MIPLSHDPPDSIPTDPGIPLSPRSHDPPRCHSHDPGIPFRAVSDPSVPYVGTEPWSPPEALQPGGAISDRADVFAFGLTLWEMLALSVPHLPPPPQGGSDEEEEEEDSLGSEDSWDERAYLAALGSRPPLPPEAALEPAQAPVRELFCACTAREPRQRPPAARIVRALERDGAGTPG from the exons ATGATCCCGCTATCCCATGATCCCCCTGATTCCATTCCCACTGATCCCGGTATCCCGCTATCCCCCCGATCCCATGATCCCCCCCGATGCCATTCCCACGATCCCGGTATCCCGTTCCGGGCAGTGAGCGACCCGTCGGTCCCGTACGTGGGCACGGAGCCCTGGAGCCCGCCCGAGGCGCTGCAGCCGGGCGGGGCCATCTCGGACCGCGCCGACGTCTTCGCCTTCGGCCTCACGCTCTGGGAGATGCTGGCCCTGAGCGTGCCCCACCTGCCCCCGCCGCCCCAGGGCGGCTCCGACG aggaggaggaggaggaggattccCTGGGCTCGGAGGATTCCTGGGACGAGCGCGCGTACCTGGCGGCGCTGGGATCGCGCCCGCCGCTGCCCCCGGAGGCGGCGCTGGAGCCGGCGCAGGCGCCGGTGCGGGAGCTCTTCTGCGCATGCACCGCCCGCGAGCCCCGGCAGCGCCCCCCGGCGGCGCGAATCGTGCGCGCGCTGGAGAGGGACGGGGCGGGAACGCCGGGATAA